A stretch of the Cygnus olor isolate bCygOlo1 chromosome 25, bCygOlo1.pri.v2, whole genome shotgun sequence genome encodes the following:
- the EZH1 gene encoding histone-lysine N-methyltransferase EZH1 isoform X2, protein MEIATPPTSKCIIYWKRKVKSEYMRLRQLKRFQANMGAKALFVANFAKVHEKTQILNEDWKKLRVQPVQLMKPVSGHPFLKQCTVESIFPGFPSQTLYMRTLNTVALVPIMYSWSPLQQNFMVEDETVLCNIPYMGDEVKEEDETFIEELINNYDGKVHGEEEMISGSVLISDAVFLELVNALNQYSDEEEEGHNDSEVKQEDGKEELPVTRKRKRIAVEGNKKCSKKRFPNDMIFTAISSMFPEYGFPDDMKERYRELTEVSDPNVLPPQCTPNIDGPCAKSVQREQSLHSFHTLFCRRCFKYDCFLHPFHATPNVYKRKNRETKIEPDPCGADCFLWLEGAKEFAALHNPRSKCSGRRRRRHHVVSASCSNTPALAETREGDSDRDTGNEWASSSSEANSRCQTPTKQKLSPASSQLFAVETQQEPVEWTGAEESLFRVFHGTYFNNFCSIARLLGTKTCKQVFQFAVKESLITKLPTNELMNPSQKKKRKHRLWAAHCRKIQLKKDNSPTQVYNYQPCDHPEHPCDSSCPCIMTQNFCEKFCQCNPDCQNRFPGCRCKTQCNTKQCPCYLAVRECDPDLCLTCGASEHWDCKVVSCKNCSIQRGLKKHLLLAPSDVAGWGTFIKESVQKNEFISEYCGELISQDEADRRGKVYDKYMSSFLFNLNNDFVVDATRKGNKIRFANHSVNPNCYAKVVMVNGDHRIGIFAKRAIQAGEELFFDYRYSQADALKYVGIERETDII, encoded by the exons atggAAATCGCCACTCCTCCGACGTCAAAGTGTATTAtatactggaaaagaaaagtcaaGTCTGAATACATGCGTCTTCGGCAGCTCAAGAGGTTTCAGGCGAACATGGGAGCCAAG GCTCTTTTTGTGGCCAACTTTGCAAAGGTTCACGAAAAGACTCAAATTCTGAATGAAGACTGGAAGAAGCTTCGAGTTCAACCAGTGCAGTTGATGAAGCCAGTCAGCGGGCACCCTTTCCTAAAACAG TGTACCGTTGAGAGCATTTTTCCCGGATTTCCAAGCCAGACGCTGTACATGAGGACGCTGAACACGGTGGCTCTGGTGCCCATCATGTACTCCTGGTCCCCCCTTCAGCAGAACTTCATG GTGGAGGATGAAACTGTTCTGTGCAACATCCCTTACATGGGAGATGAGGTGAAGGAAGAGGATGAAACCTTCATTGAAGAACTCATTAATAACTACGATGGGAAAGTTCATGGAGAGGAAG aaatgatttcAGGGTCGGTCCTCATCAGCGACGCTGTGTTCCTGGAGCTCGTGAACGCCCTGAATCAGTACTCGGACGAGGAAGAGGAAGGACACAATGATTCTGAGGTTAAGCAGGAGGATGGGAAAGAGGAGCTGCCAGTCACGCGGAAAAGGAAACGAATTGCAGTGGAAG gTAACAAGAAGTGTTCAAAGAAGCGGTTTCCAAACGACATGATATTCACTGCCATTTCTTCCATGTTCCCTGAGTATGGCTTTCCAGATGACATGAAAGAGAG GTACCGAGAGCTCACGGAGGTGTCGGACCCAAATGTGCTGCCCCCGCAGTGCACCCCCAACATCGACGGGCCCTGCGCGAAGTCGGTGCAGCGCGAGCAGTCCCTGCACTCCTTCCACACGCTCTTCTGCCGGCGCTGCTTCAAATACGACTGCTTTCTGCACC cttttcatgcTACTCCTAATGTGTACAAACGAAAGAACAGAGAGACGAAAATCGAGCCGGACCCTTGTGGAGCAGACTGTTTCCTCTGGCTG GAAGGAGCCAAGGAGTTCGCTGCGCTGCACAACCCGCGGTCCAAGTGCTCGGGCAGGCGCCGCCGGAGGCACCATGTGGTCAGTGCTTCCTGCTCAAACACCCCGGCCCTCGCTGAGACAAGGGAGGGAGACAGCGACAGAGACACGGGCAATGAGTGGGCCTCTAGTTCCTCGG AGGCAAACTCCCGCTGCCAGACCCCCACCAAGCAGAAGCTGAGCCCAGCCTCGTCCCAGCTGTTTGCGGTGGAGACGCAGCAGGAGCCGGTTGAGTGGACGGGAGCCGAGGAGTCGCTCTTCCGCGTCTTCCACGGGACCTACTTCAACAACTTCTGCTCCAttgccaggctgctggggacaAAGACGTGCAAGCAG gtcTTTCAGTTTGCAGTTAAAGAATCGCTTATAACAAAACTGCCAACAAACGAATTAATGAATCCAtcccagaagaagaaaaggaagcacaG GCTGTGGGCCGCGCACTGCAGGAAGATCCAGCTGAAGAAAG ATAACTCGCCTACCCAGGTGTACAACTACCAGCCGTGTGACCACCCCGAACATCCTTGTGACAGCTCCTGCCCTTGCATCATGACCCAGAACTTCTGTGAGAAGTTCTGCCAGTGCAACCCTGACT GTCAGAATCGCTTCCCAGGCTGCCGCTGCAAAACCCAGTGCAACACCAAGCAGTGCCCGTGCTACCTGGCCGTGCGGGAGTGCGACCCGGACCTCTGCCTGACCTGCGGGGCTTCGGAGCACTGGGACTGCAAGGTGGTCTCCTGCAAGAACTGCAGCATCCAGCGAGGTCTCAAAAAG CACTTGTTGCTGGCACCTTCGGATGTCGCTGGCTGGGGGACTTTCATCAAGGAGTCCGTGCAGAAGAACGAATTCATCTCGGAGTACTGCGGGGAG cttaTTTCGCAGGATGAGGCTGACCGGCGAGGAAAGGTCTATGACAAGTACATGTCAAGTTTCCTCTTCAACCTCAACAACG ATTTTGTCGTTGACGCCACTcgcaaaggaaacaaaatccgCTTTGCCAACCACTCCGTGAACCCCAACTGCTATGCCAAAG TTGTGATGGTGAACGGAGACCACCGGATAGGGATCTTTGCCAAGAGGGCCATCCAGGCGGGAGAGGAGCTCTTCTTTGATTACCG GTACAGCCAGGCAGACGCCTTGAAGTACGTTGGCATAGAGAGGGAGACGGATATCATCTAG
- the RAMP2 gene encoding receptor activity-modifying protein 2 isoform X1, whose protein sequence is MAPCVRTGSGRLSRGLLLLWALLGRGLCHTDVKAEGFGQEARTSPPTAMYNSTEETYSTMAEKCWELFVDLMRNVTAPQLCEWKVISRPYSLLQACLEGWADHLKYGYPNALAEQFIFQSHYRYFQNCSAGNQVFDPPEDVLLAMIIAPICLIPFLVTVVIWRSKDGKAQP, encoded by the exons ATGGCACCGTGCGTGCGGACGGGCTCCGGCCGCCTCTCCCGagggctcctcctgctctggg CGCTGTTGGGGCGCGGGCTGTGCCACACGGACGTCAAGGCGGAGGGCTTCGGCCAGGAGGCGAGGACGAGCCCCCCGACGGCCATGTACAACTCCACAG AGGAGACGTACAGCACCATGGCGGAGAAGTGCTGGGAGCTCTTCGTTGACCTGATGAGGAACGTGACGGCGCCGCAGCTGTGCGAGTGGAAGGTCATCAGCAG GCCCTACAGCTTGCTGCAGGCGTGCCTGGAGGGCTGGGCCGACCACCTCAAGTACGGCTACCCCAACGCGCTGGCCGAGCAGTTCATCTTCCAGAGCCACTACCGCTACTTCCAGAACTGCTCGGCGGGCAACCAGGTCTTCGACCCCCCCGAGGACGTGCTGCTGGCCATGATCATCGCCCCCATCTGCCTCATCCCCTTCCTCGTCACCGTCGTCATCTGGCGCAGCAAGGACGGCAAGGCGCAGCCCTAG
- the RAMP2 gene encoding receptor activity-modifying protein 2 isoform X2, giving the protein MAPCVRTGSGRLSRGLLLLWALLGRGLCHTDVKAEGFGQEARTSPPTAMYNSTETYSTMAEKCWELFVDLMRNVTAPQLCEWKVISRPYSLLQACLEGWADHLKYGYPNALAEQFIFQSHYRYFQNCSAGNQVFDPPEDVLLAMIIAPICLIPFLVTVVIWRSKDGKAQP; this is encoded by the exons ATGGCACCGTGCGTGCGGACGGGCTCCGGCCGCCTCTCCCGagggctcctcctgctctggg CGCTGTTGGGGCGCGGGCTGTGCCACACGGACGTCAAGGCGGAGGGCTTCGGCCAGGAGGCGAGGACGAGCCCCCCGACGGCCATGTACAACTCCACAG AGACGTACAGCACCATGGCGGAGAAGTGCTGGGAGCTCTTCGTTGACCTGATGAGGAACGTGACGGCGCCGCAGCTGTGCGAGTGGAAGGTCATCAGCAG GCCCTACAGCTTGCTGCAGGCGTGCCTGGAGGGCTGGGCCGACCACCTCAAGTACGGCTACCCCAACGCGCTGGCCGAGCAGTTCATCTTCCAGAGCCACTACCGCTACTTCCAGAACTGCTCGGCGGGCAACCAGGTCTTCGACCCCCCCGAGGACGTGCTGCTGGCCATGATCATCGCCCCCATCTGCCTCATCCCCTTCCTCGTCACCGTCGTCATCTGGCGCAGCAAGGACGGCAAGGCGCAGCCCTAG
- the VPS25 gene encoding vacuolar protein-sorting-associated protein 25: MSFAWPWQYSFPPFFTLQPNGETRQKQLAAWCALALAYSRRHRLPAMTVREAQDSPLFANRRLQRKLPLESIQVVLEELRKNGNLEWLDKNKTSFLIMWRRPEEWGKLIYQWVSKNGLTNSVFTLYELVSGDDTADEEFHGLDEAMLLRALQALQQEHKAEIITLDDGRGVKFF; encoded by the exons ATGAGCTTCGCGTGGCCGTGGCAGTACAGCTTCCCGCCCTTCTTCAC GCTGCAGCCCAACGGCGAGACGCGGCAGAAGCAGCTGGCGGCCTGGTGCGCGCTGGCGCTCGCCTACAGCCGGCGGCACCGGCTGCCCGCCATGACGGTGCGGGAGGCCCAGGACAGCCCGCTGTTCGCCAACCGCCGCCTGCAGC GGAAGCTGCCGCTGGAGTCCATCCaggtggtgctggaggagctccGCAAAAACG GGAACCTGGAGTGGTTGGacaagaacaaaaccagcttCCTCATCATGTGGAGGAGACCCGAGGAGTGGGGAAAGCTCATCTACCAGTGG GTGTCAAAGAACGGCTTGACCAACTCCGTATTCACGCTGTATGAGCTGGTCAGCGGAGATGATACTGCAGATGAAG AGTTCCACGGCCTGGACGAGGCCATGCTGCTTCGTGCCCTGCAAGCCCTGCAGCAAGAGCACAAGGCTGAAATCATCACGCTGGACGATGGCCGAGGCGTCAAGTTCTTCTGA
- the EZH1 gene encoding histone-lysine N-methyltransferase EZH1 isoform X1 translates to MRGAEGSAASPGAMAEEKMEIATPPTSKCIIYWKRKVKSEYMRLRQLKRFQANMGAKALFVANFAKVHEKTQILNEDWKKLRVQPVQLMKPVSGHPFLKQCTVESIFPGFPSQTLYMRTLNTVALVPIMYSWSPLQQNFMVEDETVLCNIPYMGDEVKEEDETFIEELINNYDGKVHGEEEMISGSVLISDAVFLELVNALNQYSDEEEEGHNDSEVKQEDGKEELPVTRKRKRIAVEGNKKCSKKRFPNDMIFTAISSMFPEYGFPDDMKERYRELTEVSDPNVLPPQCTPNIDGPCAKSVQREQSLHSFHTLFCRRCFKYDCFLHPFHATPNVYKRKNRETKIEPDPCGADCFLWLEGAKEFAALHNPRSKCSGRRRRRHHVVSASCSNTPALAETREGDSDRDTGNEWASSSSEANSRCQTPTKQKLSPASSQLFAVETQQEPVEWTGAEESLFRVFHGTYFNNFCSIARLLGTKTCKQVFQFAVKESLITKLPTNELMNPSQKKKRKHRLWAAHCRKIQLKKDNSPTQVYNYQPCDHPEHPCDSSCPCIMTQNFCEKFCQCNPDCQNRFPGCRCKTQCNTKQCPCYLAVRECDPDLCLTCGASEHWDCKVVSCKNCSIQRGLKKHLLLAPSDVAGWGTFIKESVQKNEFISEYCGELISQDEADRRGKVYDKYMSSFLFNLNNDFVVDATRKGNKIRFANHSVNPNCYAKVVMVNGDHRIGIFAKRAIQAGEELFFDYRYSQADALKYVGIERETDII, encoded by the exons ATGCGCGGTGCGGAGGGGAGCGCGGCCTCCCCCGGCGCGATGGCCGAGGA aaaaatggAAATCGCCACTCCTCCGACGTCAAAGTGTATTAtatactggaaaagaaaagtcaaGTCTGAATACATGCGTCTTCGGCAGCTCAAGAGGTTTCAGGCGAACATGGGAGCCAAG GCTCTTTTTGTGGCCAACTTTGCAAAGGTTCACGAAAAGACTCAAATTCTGAATGAAGACTGGAAGAAGCTTCGAGTTCAACCAGTGCAGTTGATGAAGCCAGTCAGCGGGCACCCTTTCCTAAAACAG TGTACCGTTGAGAGCATTTTTCCCGGATTTCCAAGCCAGACGCTGTACATGAGGACGCTGAACACGGTGGCTCTGGTGCCCATCATGTACTCCTGGTCCCCCCTTCAGCAGAACTTCATG GTGGAGGATGAAACTGTTCTGTGCAACATCCCTTACATGGGAGATGAGGTGAAGGAAGAGGATGAAACCTTCATTGAAGAACTCATTAATAACTACGATGGGAAAGTTCATGGAGAGGAAG aaatgatttcAGGGTCGGTCCTCATCAGCGACGCTGTGTTCCTGGAGCTCGTGAACGCCCTGAATCAGTACTCGGACGAGGAAGAGGAAGGACACAATGATTCTGAGGTTAAGCAGGAGGATGGGAAAGAGGAGCTGCCAGTCACGCGGAAAAGGAAACGAATTGCAGTGGAAG gTAACAAGAAGTGTTCAAAGAAGCGGTTTCCAAACGACATGATATTCACTGCCATTTCTTCCATGTTCCCTGAGTATGGCTTTCCAGATGACATGAAAGAGAG GTACCGAGAGCTCACGGAGGTGTCGGACCCAAATGTGCTGCCCCCGCAGTGCACCCCCAACATCGACGGGCCCTGCGCGAAGTCGGTGCAGCGCGAGCAGTCCCTGCACTCCTTCCACACGCTCTTCTGCCGGCGCTGCTTCAAATACGACTGCTTTCTGCACC cttttcatgcTACTCCTAATGTGTACAAACGAAAGAACAGAGAGACGAAAATCGAGCCGGACCCTTGTGGAGCAGACTGTTTCCTCTGGCTG GAAGGAGCCAAGGAGTTCGCTGCGCTGCACAACCCGCGGTCCAAGTGCTCGGGCAGGCGCCGCCGGAGGCACCATGTGGTCAGTGCTTCCTGCTCAAACACCCCGGCCCTCGCTGAGACAAGGGAGGGAGACAGCGACAGAGACACGGGCAATGAGTGGGCCTCTAGTTCCTCGG AGGCAAACTCCCGCTGCCAGACCCCCACCAAGCAGAAGCTGAGCCCAGCCTCGTCCCAGCTGTTTGCGGTGGAGACGCAGCAGGAGCCGGTTGAGTGGACGGGAGCCGAGGAGTCGCTCTTCCGCGTCTTCCACGGGACCTACTTCAACAACTTCTGCTCCAttgccaggctgctggggacaAAGACGTGCAAGCAG gtcTTTCAGTTTGCAGTTAAAGAATCGCTTATAACAAAACTGCCAACAAACGAATTAATGAATCCAtcccagaagaagaaaaggaagcacaG GCTGTGGGCCGCGCACTGCAGGAAGATCCAGCTGAAGAAAG ATAACTCGCCTACCCAGGTGTACAACTACCAGCCGTGTGACCACCCCGAACATCCTTGTGACAGCTCCTGCCCTTGCATCATGACCCAGAACTTCTGTGAGAAGTTCTGCCAGTGCAACCCTGACT GTCAGAATCGCTTCCCAGGCTGCCGCTGCAAAACCCAGTGCAACACCAAGCAGTGCCCGTGCTACCTGGCCGTGCGGGAGTGCGACCCGGACCTCTGCCTGACCTGCGGGGCTTCGGAGCACTGGGACTGCAAGGTGGTCTCCTGCAAGAACTGCAGCATCCAGCGAGGTCTCAAAAAG CACTTGTTGCTGGCACCTTCGGATGTCGCTGGCTGGGGGACTTTCATCAAGGAGTCCGTGCAGAAGAACGAATTCATCTCGGAGTACTGCGGGGAG cttaTTTCGCAGGATGAGGCTGACCGGCGAGGAAAGGTCTATGACAAGTACATGTCAAGTTTCCTCTTCAACCTCAACAACG ATTTTGTCGTTGACGCCACTcgcaaaggaaacaaaatccgCTTTGCCAACCACTCCGTGAACCCCAACTGCTATGCCAAAG TTGTGATGGTGAACGGAGACCACCGGATAGGGATCTTTGCCAAGAGGGCCATCCAGGCGGGAGAGGAGCTCTTCTTTGATTACCG GTACAGCCAGGCAGACGCCTTGAAGTACGTTGGCATAGAGAGGGAGACGGATATCATCTAG
- the LOC121059449 gene encoding receptor activity-modifying protein 1-like, which produces MKVTTCIWTRTVSRAAPSGAVSIAGAAWCPVGNRPLSSGPLEVLGGAARCQDSYQDWVALYCWVPFHAALMAAPEGSRCRWEQIGSAYSELSACTELLAQLFSCPWPSTALDAFFLQVHAEYFSNCSRIEPPGPGGLPPGLAAAAAVGLGCLVPLAAAFTVSRAWRGARSPAGSGTAPSVPVATLG; this is translated from the exons ATGAAG GTGACTACCTGTATCTGGACGAGGACGGTGAGTAGAGCTGCCCCCTCGGGAGCCGTCAGCATCGCAGGGGCCGCTTGGTGCCCCGTGGGTAACCGACCCCTCTCCTCAGGAccgctggaggtgctggggggggcggCCCGCTGCCAGGACTCCTACCAGGACTGGGTGGCCCTGTACTGCTGGGTCCCCTTCCACGCCGCCCTCATGGCCGCCCCCGAGGGCAGCCGCTGCCGCTGGGAGCAGATCGGGAG CGCCTACAGCGAGCTCTCCGCCTGCACCGAGCTGCTGGCCCAGCTCTTTTCCTGCCCCTGGCCCAGCACCGCCCTCGATGCCTTCTTCCTGCAGGTCCACGCCGAATATTTCAGCAACTGCAGCAGGATTGAGCCCCctgggccgggggggctgccccccgggctggctgctgctgcggcggtggggctgggctgcctcGTCCCCCTTGCAGCCGCCTTCACCGTCAGCAGAGCCTGGAGGGGGGCTCGGAGCCCGGCAGGCAGCGGCACAGCCCCGAGTGTCCCAGTGGCCACGCTGGGCTGA